A stretch of Helicobacter pylori oki112 DNA encodes these proteins:
- the smpB gene encoding SsrA-binding protein — protein MKLIASNKKAYFDYEILETLEAGLVLLGSEVKALRQTRVNLKDNFVKIIKGEAFLFGVHISYLDTIHAYYKPNERRERKLLLHKKQLLKWQIEASKERLSIVGLKLYFNQRNRAKIQIALVKGKRLHDKRQSLKEKALNKEILADLKHHFKG, from the coding sequence ATGAAGCTCATTGCCAGCAATAAAAAAGCCTATTTTGACTATGAAATTTTGGAAACTTTAGAAGCAGGATTAGTGCTTTTAGGCTCTGAAGTGAAGGCTTTGAGGCAAACTAGGGTGAATTTAAAAGATAATTTTGTTAAAATAATCAAAGGAGAAGCTTTTTTATTTGGTGTTCATATATCATATTTAGATACAATCCATGCGTATTACAAGCCCAATGAAAGGCGAGAGCGTAAGTTGCTTTTACACAAAAAGCAATTATTGAAATGGCAGATTGAAGCGTCTAAAGAACGCTTGAGTATCGTGGGATTGAAATTGTATTTTAACCAAAGAAATAGAGCTAAAATCCAAATTGCTTTAGTGAAAGGAAAAAGATTGCACGACAAAAGACAAAGTCTCAAAGAAAAAGCGCTCAATAAAGAAATTCTTGCTGATTTAAAACACCACTTTAAAGGATAA
- the exbB gene encoding TonB-system energizer ExbB produces the protein MKEMVDYGVIGFLIFLSVIVIAIAIERLWFFATLRVDDYTDKRKLELALHKRLTLVATIGSNAPYIGLLGTVMGIMLTFMDLGSASGIDTKAIMTNLALALKATGMGLLVAIPAIVIYNLLVRKSEILVTKWDIFHHPVDTQSHEIYNKAKD, from the coding sequence ATGAAAGAAATGGTAGATTATGGGGTTATAGGGTTTTTGATCTTTCTCTCTGTTATCGTTATAGCGATCGCAATAGAAAGGTTATGGTTTTTTGCCACTCTTCGTGTGGATGACTACACAGACAAGCGTAAATTAGAACTGGCCTTACACAAACGATTGACTTTAGTGGCCACGATTGGCTCTAACGCCCCTTATATCGGTCTTTTAGGAACGGTTATGGGGATCATGCTCACTTTTATGGATTTAGGCTCCGCTTCTGGCATTGACACTAAAGCGATCATGACTAATTTAGCCCTTGCTTTAAAAGCGACTGGCATGGGGTTATTGGTGGCGATCCCTGCGATTGTGATTTATAACTTGCTAGTGAGAAAAAGCGAGATTTTAGTCACTAAATGGGATATTTTCCACCACCCGGTTGACACGCAATCCCATGAGATTTACAACAAAGCTAAGGATTAA
- a CDS encoding 4-(cytidine 5'-diphospho)-2-C-methyl-D-erythritol kinase, with amino-acid sequence MHAFEVYPKVNIFLKILHKEGAYHKLISRMCLVKDKLKDIISVKSALSFSLKGDFNCPLEENSLFKALQILKNFLKSKNFSHSAIKSLDTLAIEVEKNIPTQAGLGGGSADAGGLLYHLNQIFDWRLSLEELYSMGSLMGADTNFFISQYKSANATSYGEVIENFEEEPLENRLEIYVPNHVFCSTKAVYQAYKPETCFSQAKEWLKKPSLECLKTYDRNGLNDLLKPALLTNQALRDIESELGKEWFFSGSGSAFFRLKPALKGGE; translated from the coding sequence ATGCATGCTTTTGAGGTTTATCCTAAAGTCAATATTTTTTTAAAGATCCTTCACAAAGAAGGGGCTTACCATAAGCTCATTTCTCGCATGTGTTTAGTCAAAGATAAGCTAAAGGATATTATTAGCGTCAAAAGCGCGCTTTCCTTTTCGTTAAAAGGGGATTTTAACTGCCCCTTAGAAGAAAACTCGCTCTTTAAAGCCCTCCAAATTTTAAAAAATTTTTTAAAATCAAAAAATTTCTCTCATTCTGCCATCAAATCCCTAGACACCCTAGCGATTGAAGTGGAAAAAAACATCCCCACTCAAGCCGGATTAGGCGGTGGGAGTGCTGATGCTGGGGGGCTATTGTATCATCTGAATCAGATTTTTGACTGGCGTTTGAGTTTAGAAGAGCTTTATAGCATGGGATCTTTAATGGGTGCGGACACCAATTTTTTCATCTCGCAATACAAAAGCGCTAACGCTACTTCTTATGGCGAAGTCATTGAAAATTTTGAAGAAGAGCCTTTAGAAAATCGCCTAGAAATCTATGTGCCAAATCATGTTTTTTGCAGCACCAAAGCCGTTTATCAAGCCTATAAACCTGAAACTTGTTTTTCTCAAGCTAAAGAATGGCTTAAAAAGCCGAGTTTGGAATGCCTAAAGACTTATGATAGAAACGGATTAAACGATCTTTTAAAGCCGGCTTTACTCACTAACCAAGCCTTAAGAGATATAGAAAGCGAATTAGGCAAGGAGTGGTTTTTTAGCGGGAGCGGGAGCGCGTTTTTTAGGCTAAAGCCTGCGTTAAAAGGGGGCGAATGA
- a CDS encoding carbon storage regulator, whose amino-acid sequence MLILSRKVNEGIVIDDNIHIKVISIDRGSVRLGFEAPESTLILRTELKEAIVSENQKASVCVDESLLENIKKVIKP is encoded by the coding sequence ATGCTCATACTCAGCCGCAAAGTTAATGAGGGGATTGTCATTGATGATAACATCCACATTAAAGTCATTTCCATAGACAGAGGGAGTGTGCGTTTAGGGTTTGAAGCCCCTGAAAGCACCCTTATTTTGCGCACTGAACTCAAAGAGGCCATTGTGAGCGAAAACCAAAAAGCTTCTGTGTGCGTAGATGAAAGCTTGTTAGAAAACATCAAAAAGGTCATTAAGCCTTGA